A genomic region of Gemmata massiliana contains the following coding sequences:
- the scpB gene encoding SMC-Scp complex subunit ScpB, which yields MNHLRQQHSSARVRPFTQRPGNAALPLALRSRAESVEPTAHDPHARDGKLARLEAALMIADEPLPARKLADVAGLADAAEAQALVARLRALNDADGSAFQVEEIAGGYQLLTRTQYHTWLARLKRTGHELRLTPATLETLAVVAYKQPIMRAEVEKVRGVACGEVVRQLMEKGLVRVAGRHDSLGRPQVYGTTKKFLQAFGLNSLKDLPEVESLRLGERSV from the coding sequence TTGAACCACTTGCGCCAACAACACAGCTCGGCGCGCGTGCGCCCGTTCACCCAGCGCCCCGGCAATGCCGCACTCCCACTCGCGCTACGTTCCCGCGCGGAGTCCGTCGAACCGACTGCACACGACCCGCACGCGCGCGACGGGAAGCTAGCCCGGCTCGAAGCCGCTCTCATGATCGCTGATGAACCCCTCCCCGCACGCAAACTCGCGGATGTAGCTGGCCTCGCGGATGCGGCCGAGGCCCAAGCACTCGTTGCACGTTTGCGAGCTCTCAACGATGCGGACGGGTCCGCGTTTCAGGTCGAAGAGATCGCGGGCGGCTATCAACTTCTCACGCGCACGCAATACCACACGTGGTTGGCGCGTCTCAAGCGCACGGGGCACGAATTGCGACTCACCCCTGCGACCCTCGAAACACTGGCTGTTGTTGCTTACAAACAGCCCATTATGCGAGCAGAAGTCGAGAAAGTGCGAGGAGTTGCGTGCGGAGAAGTGGTCCGCCAGTTGATGGAGAAGGGGCTTGTCCGCGTCGCGGGTCGGCACGATTCTTTGGGGCGCCCGCAGGTGTATGGCACGACCAAGAAATTTCTTCAGGCTTTCGGTCTGAATTCACTCAAAGACCTGCCCGAAGTTGAATCCCTCCGGCTCGGTGAGCGATCGGTTTAG
- a CDS encoding sulfate ABC transporter substrate-binding protein, which yields MNRRQFIATSSLAGLSAFSGCSGPDYDFELLNVSYDPTRELYRRMNRLFAEHYHTLTGKRVRVRQSHGGSGSQARSVIDGIPADVVTLAMWADVDNIRSKKLIANGWEERLPDRALPYHSTIVFVVRKGNPFGITDWKDLLQPNLKVITANPKTGGGAKLNLLGAWIAMRDAGKTPEQARDFITEMYRRVPVLDTGARGATVTFARKNIGDVHLTWENEAWLEKRELKDAVEIVYPKVSVRAEPHVALVDANADRKGTRLAAEEYLKFLYTPTAQELIAETFFRPGHPEVAKKNESRFPPIKLYRATDPAMELGDWTKIQTDFFSEGGIFDQIYQSGR from the coding sequence ATGAACCGTCGCCAATTCATCGCCACATCGTCGCTCGCCGGGCTGTCTGCGTTCAGTGGATGCTCGGGACCGGACTACGACTTTGAACTGCTGAACGTGTCCTACGACCCCACACGCGAACTCTATCGCCGGATGAACCGCCTGTTTGCAGAGCACTATCACACGCTCACCGGGAAGCGCGTTCGGGTGCGACAATCGCACGGTGGGTCCGGCAGTCAGGCGCGGTCGGTGATCGACGGCATCCCGGCCGACGTGGTCACGCTCGCGATGTGGGCCGACGTTGATAACATTCGATCCAAGAAGTTGATCGCGAACGGCTGGGAAGAGCGCTTGCCGGACCGCGCACTGCCGTACCACTCGACCATCGTGTTCGTGGTGCGAAAGGGTAACCCGTTTGGGATCACGGACTGGAAGGATCTGCTCCAACCGAACCTAAAAGTTATCACCGCGAACCCGAAAACCGGAGGCGGTGCGAAGTTGAACCTGCTCGGTGCGTGGATCGCGATGCGCGACGCGGGCAAGACACCGGAACAAGCACGGGACTTCATCACCGAAATGTACCGGCGCGTCCCAGTGCTCGATACGGGCGCGCGCGGGGCCACGGTCACATTTGCCCGCAAGAACATCGGTGACGTTCACCTGACCTGGGAAAACGAGGCGTGGCTGGAGAAGCGCGAACTCAAGGACGCGGTGGAGATCGTGTACCCGAAAGTGAGCGTCCGCGCCGAGCCACACGTGGCCTTGGTGGACGCGAACGCGGACCGCAAGGGTACCCGCCTCGCGGCCGAAGAGTACCTCAAGTTCCTCTACACGCCCACCGCCCAGGAGCTGATCGCCGAAACGTTCTTCCGCCCCGGGCACCCGGAGGTCGCGAAGAAGAACGAGAGCCGGTTCCCGCCGATCAAACTGTATCGCGCCACCGACCCGGCAATGGAACTGGGCGACTGGACCAAGATCCAAACCGATTTCTTCTCCGAGGGCGGGATCTTCGATCAAATCTATCAGTCCGGCCGTTGA